DNA from Marinagarivorans cellulosilyticus:
CAAGCTATTATGCCACAACTGGAAGCAATGCTGCCCAATCAAGCGGTTGATAAGTGGTGGGGTTGGTTGTCGGACTTAACGCAAGAAAAAGATCAAGAAGATATCTCGCTATTTCATGTTAGTTTGCGTCAGCTCGTCAATTTAACGGAAGCGGTCGTTGTGGCCATGCCCGAAGGCCGCGAGGGCTAACGCGTATAAACGGGGGCCCAGCCTGATATTTTGGCTGGGCTTGCATATCCACGGTAACTTTTAAACTTCTTATTATGGGCGTCTCTAAAAAACAGTGATTTTTTGTGCAAGCGAGGGCAACAACTGATTCAGGCAACTTTCTGCATTCTCTTCGTCCTTGGGCCTTAAGTACCGCCCGGTCAACTTAATGGATTCCGGGTGTAGCGCAATGCATCGGTGCTGGATGCCGAGGAGAAAAAACCTGTAAGCTGCTATCGCGGGAAAAGTCTAATTTTAGAGCTGCCTTTATATTTGTGTGTCTACTGCGTCCAGGGTGTTCCATAAATCTTTGGGCAACTTAAATTCGGTAAGAATGGGGGCCAGTTTGCTGCGATGAGATTTAGGCGTTACGGCATACATCTCACATGCTAGGTTAGCTTGGTATAACAGATGCCCATAAGCTGTAAGCTCAGTATGTTGATGTAGACCTATTTGTTGTTTTAATGCAACGCAAATATCTTCGGGCAAATCCCAGTCGCAGGCGATAATGTAACTTAGATGCGCAGATATTTTCTTCATCGTTGGGGCAAAGGCACTATGGCCTGGCGCATCGGCTGTTTCGTTCAATTTAAATTGTTTACACAGTTCACTAAATAGGGTGATTTTTCCTATGTCGTGGACTAGGCCCAATAAGTAAACCTTATACCTGTCGAGCTGCCTGCTTTGACCAATCACTTCACAAGCCACGGCGCAATTGAGTGAGTGTACCCAAAGCCTTTGCCCGGTTTGGCTAAAGTAGGGGGATTCGCGTTGG
Protein-coding regions in this window:
- a CDS encoding HDOD domain-containing protein, with protein sequence MSVGSLLRKLLHKNADNVNAAATKYEVIEAGEYTLARCKHMYYQYLFEGSNDSELNIPQKLVIEVVINSLRKKEQRAHAIPRLPSVIPKLLRSLRDPTSSAKDYVAIIIKDPVMSAAVLKLANSVYFNPVGAHIDEIDRAVVKLGIQGLRSVLSAAVMQPIIQRESPYFSQTGQRLWVHSLNCAVACEVIGQSRQLDRYKVYLLGLVHDIGKITLFSELCKQFKLNETADAPGHSAFAPTMKKISAHLSYIIACDWDLPEDICVALKQQIGLHQHTELTAYGHLLYQANLACEMYAVTPKSHRSKLAPILTEFKLPKDLWNTLDAVDTQI